The proteins below are encoded in one region of bacterium:
- a CDS encoding rod shape-determining protein MreC has translation MSSFSSRKRLPKRRAVLIAGSVLALAACLSFFHFGLPSFVLSPISAVGRIAHEARASVAAALESLSGGASSKMRLAGENRVLRERVSALEATLESLSRRTEDDRVLLASLGRGRGTGERVVGAVIAKPGVLPYDLLLIDVGRDVGVTPGTLVLALGDQPIGVVAEAASRTAKVRLFSSSGETHDVLIGESALPVVLRGVGGGAFIAELPRDSGISPGALVHWAGSPVRAIGTIEEIEGDETDPFVTAHVRFLTPLFELRWVEVEIGPPVASF, from the coding sequence GTGTCTTCTTTTTCTTCTCGCAAACGGTTACCCAAACGGCGCGCGGTTTTGATCGCGGGCTCCGTGCTCGCGCTTGCCGCCTGTCTTTCTTTTTTTCATTTCGGCCTGCCATCGTTCGTTCTTTCCCCGATCTCGGCGGTAGGACGTATCGCGCACGAAGCGCGTGCGAGCGTTGCGGCCGCTCTCGAAAGTTTGTCCGGGGGAGCGTCTTCGAAAATGCGTCTCGCAGGGGAGAATCGTGTCCTCCGCGAGCGCGTGAGCGCGCTTGAAGCGACGCTTGAGAGCTTGTCGCGGCGCACTGAGGATGACCGAGTGTTGCTCGCCTCGCTCGGCCGGGGCCGGGGTACCGGCGAGCGCGTGGTCGGGGCGGTCATCGCAAAGCCCGGAGTGCTGCCATACGACCTCCTCTTGATTGACGTCGGCCGCGATGTTGGCGTTACACCGGGGACGCTTGTGCTCGCTCTGGGTGATCAGCCGATAGGCGTCGTTGCGGAGGCGGCGTCTCGCACTGCTAAAGTGCGGCTTTTTTCATCTTCGGGCGAAACGCACGACGTACTCATTGGCGAGAGCGCACTGCCCGTGGTGCTCCGCGGAGTCGGCGGCGGCGCGTTCATTGCCGAGTTGCCGCGTGACTCGGGCATCTCTCCGGGGGCACTCGTCCACTGGGCCGGCTCTCCTGTGCGCGCGATAGGGACGATAGAAGAAATCGAGGGTGACGAGACCGATCCATTTGTCACTGCGCATGTACGCTTCCTCACGCCGCTCTTTGAGCTCCGGTGGGTGGAGGTGGAGATTGGACCACCAGTTGCAAGTTTTTAG